From Leptospira limi, one genomic window encodes:
- the dxs gene encoding 1-deoxy-D-xylulose-5-phosphate synthase — protein sequence MPSYPYLDKINFPEDLRNLKETDLPAVCHDVREYIIDTLSDVGGHFASNLGVVELTVALHYVFQTPKDKIIWDVGHQTYPHKILTGRKKELPTVRKWLGLSGFPKREESEYDLYNTGHAGTSISQALGEACARDLMGENYKVAAVIGDASIATGMALEAMNHGGHIKPNMLVILNDNYMSISKNVGSISNYLNRIISSQVYNKGKTAFYGFLKWIPLIGPALQALAHNMETSFKHFMMRPGGLFEDLGFTYFGPIDGHDVNRVVQMLQNLSKIQGPILLHVLTQKGKGYKPAEADPIKYHGVTPFNKESGKMASADANKIGLSKIVGKTLIDLTNKDKRIAVITPAMIEGSGLRDYQETYPNHTFDVGIAEQHSVAFAGAMTNGGAIPFMCIYSTFLTRAMDQLVEDVSLMNLPVRFVIDRAGIVGPDGETHQGLSDLGYLAGLPNMDIMVPSSAQDIIDSLHFMKDYTEHPIAIRFPKDNGDLRELKFDSPNQVTKGKARLVSEGKDLLILSLGFMLPIAKQVAEILKSKGITTTVVDLFWLRPYDSDLVNKCIESTKQFVILDESYLHAGASGYLLNEIPNHLIGKFLKTFALPLEPIHHGERNQILEHYRLTASQIADDLLQSLQK from the coding sequence ATGCCATCGTACCCATATCTCGACAAAATCAATTTCCCAGAAGACCTTAGAAACCTAAAGGAAACAGACCTCCCTGCCGTCTGCCATGACGTCAGGGAATACATCATCGACACCCTCTCTGACGTGGGAGGGCATTTTGCTAGTAACCTCGGGGTGGTGGAACTCACAGTTGCTCTCCACTACGTCTTCCAAACTCCCAAAGACAAAATCATCTGGGATGTTGGCCACCAAACCTACCCTCATAAAATCCTCACTGGACGAAAAAAAGAACTGCCCACTGTCCGCAAATGGTTAGGCCTCTCTGGATTTCCGAAACGTGAAGAATCCGAATACGATTTATACAATACTGGACATGCAGGTACATCCATTTCCCAAGCTTTAGGTGAAGCATGTGCACGTGATCTCATGGGTGAGAATTACAAAGTTGCCGCAGTCATTGGTGATGCATCAATTGCAACAGGTATGGCACTCGAAGCCATGAACCATGGTGGTCATATCAAACCGAATATGCTTGTCATCCTAAATGACAATTATATGTCCATTTCCAAAAATGTTGGTTCTATTTCCAATTATCTCAATCGTATCATATCGTCTCAGGTTTATAATAAGGGCAAAACTGCATTTTATGGTTTTTTAAAATGGATTCCTTTGATTGGCCCAGCCTTACAAGCATTAGCTCATAATATGGAAACTTCGTTTAAACATTTTATGATGCGTCCCGGTGGACTTTTTGAAGACCTTGGGTTCACTTATTTTGGTCCCATCGATGGTCATGATGTGAACCGAGTGGTTCAGATGTTACAAAACCTTTCCAAAATCCAAGGACCAATCCTCCTCCATGTTCTCACACAAAAAGGGAAAGGATACAAACCTGCAGAAGCCGATCCGATCAAATACCATGGTGTGACACCATTTAACAAAGAGTCTGGTAAAATGGCATCTGCAGACGCCAATAAAATTGGACTCTCCAAAATCGTCGGAAAAACTCTCATTGATTTAACGAACAAGGACAAACGAATTGCAGTGATTACACCTGCAATGATTGAAGGTTCCGGGTTACGTGATTATCAGGAAACCTATCCCAATCATACTTTTGATGTAGGTATCGCCGAACAACACTCAGTCGCATTTGCGGGAGCGATGACAAATGGTGGTGCGATTCCCTTTATGTGCATTTATTCTACGTTTTTAACGAGAGCAATGGACCAATTGGTGGAAGATGTATCTCTCATGAACCTACCTGTCCGTTTTGTCATCGATCGTGCTGGTATCGTAGGACCTGACGGCGAAACCCACCAAGGTTTGTCTGATCTAGGGTATTTAGCAGGCCTACCCAATATGGACATTATGGTCCCAAGTTCAGCACAGGACATCATAGATAGCCTTCATTTTATGAAAGACTATACAGAACATCCGATCGCGATTCGTTTTCCAAAAGACAACGGCGACTTACGTGAGTTAAAGTTCGATTCACCAAACCAAGTCACGAAAGGGAAAGCAAGGCTTGTATCTGAAGGTAAAGATTTACTTATATTATCTCTTGGATTTATGTTACCCATTGCCAAACAAGTAGCAGAGATCCTCAAATCAAAAGGGATCACCACTACAGTTGTCGATCTTTTTTGGTTACGCCCTTATGACTCGGACTTGGTCAACAAATGCATCGAATCGACCAAACAATTTGTAATTTTGGACGAAAGTTACCTCCACGCGGGTGCATCTGGTTATCTTTTGAACGAAATTCCAAATCATCTTATTGGTAAGTTCTTGAAAACATTTGCCCTTCCTTTGGAACCAATCCACCACGGGGAAAGAAACCAAATTTTAGAGCATTACCGATTGACTGCGTCTCAAATCGCTGATGATTTATTGCAAAGTTTGCAAAAATAA
- the aroA gene encoding 3-phosphoshikimate 1-carboxyvinyltransferase — translation MLQPQFKLNAKKEIYVPGDKSISHRSVLFCALSQGKSEIHGFLEGEDPLHTLHCFESMGLSVSSLGKGSYTVVSPGKENLKSPQGVLDFGNAGTGIRLSAGLLAGLPQIQATLTGDASLCKRPMARIMNPLKEMGSDIVSVGGNDRAPLRIQGRQLKDYSYQSPIASAQIKSALVLAALSSGISIDYKESEVSRDHTENMIRFLGGNIIHHSPIHFTVKPPYFFEGAKYVIPGDISSAAFFIVFGLCGGGSEPLLIKNIGLNPSRIGIITVLQNMGGKIEIVAKRVECGEEIGDLLIFPSKLKRTVITEDLIPSIIDEIPILTVAGLFSEGGFQISHAEELRAKESDRIHSMVSNLEKLGIQVKEVKDGYEFGEVSSIQKTKIETFMDHRIAMSFAILSKLAGVELTFDDTSWVDTSFPGFFEILKSM, via the coding sequence ATGTTGCAGCCACAATTCAAATTAAATGCGAAAAAAGAAATTTATGTCCCAGGTGATAAGTCGATCTCTCATCGGTCTGTGCTTTTTTGCGCCCTCTCCCAAGGGAAATCCGAAATCCATGGCTTTTTAGAAGGGGAAGACCCACTTCATACCTTACATTGTTTTGAATCAATGGGACTTTCTGTCTCATCCCTCGGAAAAGGAAGTTATACAGTCGTAAGCCCTGGCAAAGAGAATCTCAAGTCTCCCCAGGGGGTTTTGGATTTTGGAAATGCCGGAACTGGGATTCGTCTCTCTGCAGGATTACTGGCAGGTCTCCCACAAATCCAAGCGACCCTCACAGGAGATGCCTCTCTTTGCAAACGGCCCATGGCTAGGATCATGAACCCATTAAAAGAGATGGGATCTGACATTGTTTCCGTTGGAGGAAACGACAGAGCACCACTCCGCATCCAGGGAAGACAATTAAAAGATTATTCCTACCAAAGTCCCATTGCCTCGGCACAAATTAAAAGTGCCCTTGTCCTTGCAGCTTTGTCATCTGGCATTTCAATTGATTACAAAGAATCGGAAGTATCAAGAGACCATACAGAAAATATGATTCGTTTTCTTGGCGGAAACATCATCCACCATTCTCCCATTCACTTTACCGTAAAACCTCCCTATTTTTTTGAAGGGGCCAAGTATGTGATCCCAGGTGATATTTCAAGTGCTGCATTTTTCATTGTATTTGGTTTGTGTGGGGGAGGGAGTGAACCTCTTCTCATCAAAAACATCGGACTCAATCCTTCTCGGATAGGAATCATCACAGTTTTACAAAATATGGGTGGTAAAATTGAAATTGTCGCCAAACGAGTCGAATGTGGAGAAGAGATTGGTGACTTACTCATTTTCCCATCAAAACTCAAACGTACAGTGATTACCGAAGATTTGATTCCTTCCATCATTGATGAAATTCCCATTTTAACCGTTGCGGGACTTTTTTCTGAAGGTGGATTTCAAATTTCTCATGCAGAAGAACTGAGAGCTAAAGAATCAGATCGTATTCATTCTATGGTTTCCAATTTGGAAAAACTAGGGATTCAGGTGAAAGAAGTAAAGGATGGATATGAGTTTGGTGAAGTAAGTTCGATTCAAAAAACAAAAATTGAAACCTTTATGGACCACCGTATTGCAATGAGTTTTGCAATCCTTTCCAAACTTGCCGGCGTGGAACTCACTTTTGATGATACAAGTTGGGTCGACACAAGTTTCCCTGGATTTTTTGAGATCTTAAAATCCATGTGA
- a CDS encoding NAD(P)/FAD-dependent oxidoreductase has protein sequence MESYQTFGIAIIGGSFSGLSAALSLVRSLRNIVVIDSGKPCNQNTTASHNFITHDGSNPKLIREKTIFDLSKYPNFHSMFGEVKSIGKSEKGFLLIGDGIPEIQTEKIIFATGLKDVLPEIPGFAESWGKSILHCPYCHGYEFVGKTTGLCMNENGVFEHAKFLKHWTKELKVYTNGPIQFSKEEEIKLEKEGIGFITEKVKTLIHKEGQLTSIQFVSGKEISLDALYARVQMVQHTALPESLGCKMLPSGHLEVSNFYETNVPGVYAVGDMASIFRSVAHAVHSGNIAGTMLNRAMILS, from the coding sequence ATGGAATCCTATCAAACCTTTGGCATAGCCATTATCGGGGGGAGTTTTTCTGGACTCTCAGCTGCTCTATCCCTTGTCCGCTCCTTAAGAAACATAGTGGTCATTGACTCTGGGAAACCTTGTAACCAAAATACAACTGCTTCGCATAACTTCATCACACATGATGGATCGAATCCAAAGTTGATACGCGAAAAAACTATTTTCGACTTATCGAAGTATCCCAATTTCCATTCAATGTTTGGTGAAGTAAAATCCATCGGAAAATCGGAAAAAGGGTTTTTATTAATAGGAGACGGGATTCCAGAGATCCAAACAGAAAAAATTATTTTTGCCACTGGACTCAAAGATGTATTACCCGAGATACCTGGTTTTGCAGAATCTTGGGGCAAATCAATCCTTCACTGTCCTTATTGTCATGGATATGAATTTGTAGGTAAAACAACAGGTTTATGTATGAATGAAAACGGCGTATTCGAACATGCTAAATTTCTAAAACATTGGACTAAAGAATTAAAAGTTTATACAAATGGTCCGATTCAATTTTCGAAGGAAGAAGAAATCAAACTAGAAAAAGAAGGAATCGGTTTCATTACAGAAAAAGTCAAAACACTGATCCATAAGGAAGGCCAACTAACATCAATTCAGTTTGTATCAGGTAAGGAAATTTCGCTCGATGCTCTTTATGCGCGTGTCCAAATGGTACAACATACTGCATTACCAGAATCCTTAGGTTGCAAAATGTTACCAAGTGGCCACTTGGAAGTTTCCAATTTTTATGAAACGAATGTTCCTGGAGTTTATGCAGTTGGTGATATGGCGTCTATCTTCCGATCAGTGGCACATGCTGTCCATTCAGGAAACATTGCAGGTACCATGTTAAATCGTGCTATGATTTTGTCTTAA
- a CDS encoding cyclic nucleotide-binding domain-containing protein, with the protein MPLDTSKNNQKIPVNPGEVLFIGGKASTSMNILHEGSVRVETTLGDTSIVLYSLEGANLTPGIFALLEGTPYPYTIRAKTSCVISTYVMNQPNAKKTLTTKVSVGVMAVRTLLKEIGELYKRVLSIKGLSSKFEQTMDNLGAVYYILNPSIFSDVTPGAMITRDENIIDPVMKLIRNNLAGFQEHGGMLPDKPTINFLEEDHGEFFEKDYSESIEWNDAEFHFIRKILSVNPKISQALFEADPTLLQSAAESYVKTYRELFELLSKETYDLSEMMNSMFVGENALLEKFNLTLDLFNTGYSTIPSTVLLPITEWALKKSKSLLDEYKQIFGTNYASVGNSLDKLESKQSELTAKYGHELNAQKNKEEAIAQGGDPIRAGIDTKALKVELLNSASQILNYSQADPEAVKEFSTLMVKLKSFKNPLDPEPDNRKIRRTIAKTYWDVYKKSFTKWLQSGKQAPKAVELMLRYGYFDETLLDDGHIVELVGRLYQPGGNPSAPIHHGTDWLEKIYSREVPTSVDELGQTFFEKLKMDLKDSGIKSEKDIPPDYDTGDARLGSEISSMYEPNVRLTSGNIASHFPILTKYHITIPLEKCFVSKDDVEKALQYILGIDYTAFNREVIYRNEDIGIKNEFIQRSIIPDFILVPSIGPKIMMWQDLSIFRGAGSKESRGRICIPHFVTGDLKTFMLEAIAAFRWELCKNILGPDWNNVGIPSITADYTDYVQFYKKSKDLSPELKEKISSEFKRFRTDRDKFAYDYSLWIRYEAEGVQRVNRVVRSIFYRHIPFHKNIREKISSQPAYAELHNRFKNIRTRQHKEFENKYKKYMDSSGNLPKELYENLTFYEV; encoded by the coding sequence ATGCCTCTAGATACCAGTAAAAATAACCAAAAGATCCCAGTCAATCCAGGTGAAGTCCTTTTCATCGGAGGTAAGGCCTCAACTTCCATGAACATCCTCCATGAGGGTTCGGTACGAGTTGAGACCACACTCGGCGACACAAGCATTGTTTTGTACAGTTTGGAAGGAGCCAATTTAACACCAGGCATCTTTGCCTTACTCGAAGGAACACCTTATCCTTATACCATTCGTGCGAAAACTTCATGTGTTATATCCACATATGTCATGAACCAACCAAATGCCAAAAAAACTCTCACTACGAAAGTATCTGTTGGCGTTATGGCAGTTCGAACCCTTCTCAAAGAAATCGGCGAACTTTACAAACGGGTATTATCCATCAAAGGACTCTCCTCCAAGTTTGAACAAACGATGGATAATTTGGGTGCCGTTTATTATATTTTAAATCCATCTATCTTTTCTGATGTTACGCCGGGAGCGATGATCACTCGAGATGAAAACATCATTGACCCTGTGATGAAACTCATCCGAAACAATTTAGCAGGTTTCCAAGAACACGGTGGGATGTTACCAGACAAACCAACTATCAACTTTTTAGAAGAAGACCACGGCGAATTTTTTGAAAAAGATTATAGTGAATCCATCGAATGGAATGATGCAGAATTCCATTTTATTCGTAAAATTTTATCTGTGAATCCCAAAATTTCACAAGCCTTGTTTGAAGCCGATCCAACTCTTTTACAAAGTGCTGCTGAAAGTTATGTAAAAACATACCGCGAGTTATTCGAACTCCTAAGTAAAGAAACTTATGATTTATCAGAAATGATGAATTCTATGTTTGTCGGAGAAAATGCACTACTCGAAAAGTTTAATCTAACATTAGATTTATTTAATACTGGTTATTCTACAATTCCTTCGACTGTGTTACTTCCCATTACTGAGTGGGCATTAAAAAAATCCAAATCACTTCTTGATGAATACAAACAAATTTTTGGAACTAATTATGCAAGTGTTGGCAATAGTTTAGACAAACTCGAATCCAAACAATCGGAACTTACTGCTAAGTATGGACATGAACTGAATGCACAGAAAAACAAAGAGGAGGCCATTGCACAAGGTGGAGATCCAATCCGAGCAGGAATTGATACCAAAGCTTTAAAAGTGGAACTTCTCAACTCTGCAAGCCAAATCCTAAACTATTCACAAGCAGACCCAGAAGCAGTCAAAGAGTTTTCAACCTTAATGGTAAAACTGAAGTCCTTCAAAAACCCACTCGATCCAGAACCAGACAATCGTAAAATTAGAAGGACCATTGCCAAAACATATTGGGATGTGTATAAGAAATCTTTCACAAAATGGTTACAATCAGGCAAGCAGGCTCCAAAAGCCGTTGAACTCATGTTACGTTATGGATACTTTGACGAAACCTTACTCGACGACGGTCATATCGTAGAACTTGTCGGTAGATTGTACCAACCGGGTGGGAATCCAAGTGCTCCGATCCATCACGGTACTGATTGGTTAGAAAAAATTTATTCACGGGAAGTTCCTACTTCTGTTGACGAACTGGGACAAACATTTTTCGAAAAATTAAAAATGGATCTCAAAGACTCTGGGATCAAATCCGAAAAAGACATACCACCCGATTATGATACTGGGGATGCAAGACTGGGTTCTGAAATTTCTTCCATGTATGAACCAAACGTGCGTTTGACATCAGGAAACATTGCAAGTCACTTCCCAATTCTCACAAAATACCACATCACCATTCCTTTGGAAAAATGTTTTGTTTCCAAAGATGATGTAGAAAAAGCACTACAATACATTTTAGGCATTGATTATACTGCCTTCAATCGTGAGGTCATTTACCGAAACGAAGATATTGGAATCAAAAACGAGTTTATCCAAAGGTCAATCATTCCTGATTTTATCCTCGTTCCTTCCATTGGTCCCAAAATCATGATGTGGCAAGACCTTTCCATTTTCCGTGGAGCAGGATCAAAGGAATCAAGAGGTAGGATTTGTATCCCACATTTTGTAACAGGTGATCTCAAAACCTTTATGTTGGAAGCTATTGCTGCCTTCCGTTGGGAACTTTGTAAAAATATCCTTGGACCAGACTGGAATAACGTAGGGATTCCATCGATCACCGCAGATTACACCGATTATGTGCAGTTTTATAAAAAAAGTAAGGACCTTTCTCCTGAACTCAAAGAAAAAATTTCATCTGAGTTCAAACGGTTCCGAACTGACCGTGATAAATTTGCCTATGATTATTCTTTATGGATCCGGTATGAAGCGGAAGGAGTACAACGTGTCAACCGAGTGGTACGTTCTATTTTTTACCGTCATATTCCGTTTCATAAAAACATACGGGAAAAAATATCATCACAACCTGCGTATGCAGAACTCCATAACCGCTTCAAAAATATCCGTACACGCCAGCACAAAGAATTTGAAAACAAGTACAAAAAGTACATGGATTCCAGTGGTAACTTACCAAAAGAACTGTATGAAAATTTAACTTTCTACGAAGTTTAA
- a CDS encoding tetratricopeptide repeat protein → MSSSSFQLSLDLAKDHFKIGDLDRAEFHLRSSLELEESEEAYFYLGLVQNALGSWSDALASYYKAVSLDHEYGNPCNEIGVLLLRMGNDKEAVYWLKKSVRCERNDAPHISYFNLATLYKLWNRPERSLQYLHKALSLKKDFLEANELWRELKADEEAPSN, encoded by the coding sequence TTGTCTTCAAGTTCTTTCCAACTTTCTTTAGATTTAGCAAAAGACCATTTTAAAATCGGTGATTTAGACCGTGCCGAATTCCACCTTCGTTCCAGTTTAGAATTGGAAGAATCAGAGGAAGCCTATTTTTATTTGGGACTTGTCCAAAACGCTCTTGGATCCTGGAGTGATGCATTGGCTTCCTATTACAAAGCCGTGAGTTTGGACCATGAATATGGAAATCCATGTAACGAAATCGGTGTTTTACTCCTACGTATGGGTAATGACAAAGAAGCCGTGTATTGGTTAAAAAAATCAGTACGATGTGAACGAAACGATGCACCTCACATCTCCTATTTTAACTTAGCAACTTTGTATAAACTTTGGAACCGTCCAGAAAGATCCTTACAATACTTACACAAAGCTCTTTCATTAAAAAAAGATTTTTTAGAAGCAAATGAACTTTGGCGTGAATTAAAAGCGGACGAAGAAGCTCCTTCCAATTAA
- a CDS encoding helix-turn-helix domain-containing protein, with product MDLFFQTHFESLNFFLLFSTLLASLYAVGEFFSYHKNRKQILLGIIFLGTSYHLFNLYLVSSGHIRSFYPLYLTNLPMIACLGVLLDEYFLIVLEGKFRSFRRLSFRLVPILLSFLLIIGWNVWNHNDDLARVSRGENPYLERPITLVLVTILIYLWCMIRIVWRISKKIRWSTFRKNYTLRIGTTIVSFCFALSLYGLNTIATGDHTSFQISGLAIGIFLCILYVIRQSFPDFFLEVRKIVEDEKKAKISQISKLDHNLIRDNLKQLFEIEMIYRDETLNLRDLAEKMGLSSHQLSEFLNSEMKKSFYQFTNSYRINEAKDRIQKEPERSLLAIAYDVGFGSKSTFNEAFKKETGTTPREYREKILKKHPIRSSRT from the coding sequence ATGGATTTATTTTTTCAGACACATTTTGAATCACTGAACTTTTTTCTATTGTTTTCAACCTTACTTGCCTCGCTTTACGCAGTAGGGGAATTTTTTAGTTATCATAAAAATCGAAAACAAATTTTACTAGGGATTATCTTTTTAGGAACCAGTTACCATTTATTCAATTTATACCTAGTTTCCTCTGGGCATATTCGTTCTTTTTATCCATTGTATCTCACCAATTTACCCATGATTGCATGTTTAGGTGTTTTATTAGATGAATATTTTCTCATTGTATTGGAAGGAAAATTTCGTTCTTTCAGACGATTGTCGTTTCGCCTCGTACCCATCTTGTTATCTTTTCTTTTGATCATTGGATGGAATGTTTGGAACCATAACGATGATTTGGCAAGGGTAAGTCGTGGAGAAAACCCATACTTAGAAAGGCCAATCACATTGGTTCTTGTTACCATTTTGATTTATTTATGGTGTATGATTCGTATTGTTTGGCGTATTTCTAAAAAAATTCGCTGGAGTACGTTTCGTAAAAACTACACGCTACGTATCGGAACTACAATTGTCAGTTTTTGTTTTGCGTTATCATTGTATGGACTCAATACAATCGCCACCGGGGATCACACATCTTTCCAAATTTCAGGGCTTGCTATTGGAATTTTTTTGTGCATTTTATATGTGATTCGCCAGAGTTTTCCCGATTTCTTTTTGGAAGTTCGTAAGATTGTAGAAGATGAAAAAAAAGCAAAGATCTCTCAAATTTCAAAATTAGATCACAATCTCATCCGCGATAATCTAAAACAATTATTTGAAATTGAAATGATTTACCGTGATGAAACACTGAACCTTCGTGATTTAGCAGAAAAAATGGGGCTAAGTTCACACCAACTTTCTGAGTTTCTGAATTCAGAGATGAAAAAAAGTTTTTATCAGTTCACAAATTCATACAGAATCAACGAAGCCAAAGACAGAATTCAAAAAGAACCCGAAAGATCTCTGCTTGCCATTGCCTATGATGTTGGTTTTGGATCCAAATCTACCTTTAATGAAGCCTTCAAAAAGGAAACTGGAACCACACCAAGAGAATACAGGGAAAAAATTCTAAAAAAACATCCTATTCGATCCAGTCGGACGTAG
- a CDS encoding DUF6272 family protein, translated as MSFVCLPNPMFQTNVVTDFSPIHLSSPSNSNQTNDEKNLLLQGNIYYHSQLSISVSVADMAFYWKRCDVLSNFISQFYFHSFESKQLDKNTISTVINELVENAAKYSDKEESKIQIEIKDLGNQLRIEVKNKITPWMKAIFENKIQTIQSHDINDLYFEALEAHHKGIPNFGLGLLRLLKDYQLPLAYEFTKLEGNEFEITMRAHLFISETETL; from the coding sequence ATGTCATTTGTTTGTTTACCCAATCCAATGTTTCAAACTAACGTTGTTACCGATTTTTCACCCATCCATTTGAGTTCTCCATCGAATTCTAATCAGACAAATGATGAGAAAAATCTATTATTACAAGGAAACATTTATTACCATAGCCAACTTTCCATTTCAGTTTCTGTAGCTGACATGGCATTTTACTGGAAACGTTGTGACGTTTTGTCCAATTTCATCTCTCAATTTTACTTTCACTCTTTCGAATCAAAACAACTTGATAAAAATACGATTTCAACGGTGATCAATGAACTAGTTGAAAATGCTGCAAAATATTCGGACAAAGAAGAGAGTAAAATCCAAATTGAGATTAAGGACTTGGGAAACCAATTAAGGATTGAAGTGAAAAATAAAATCACTCCATGGATGAAGGCAATTTTTGAAAATAAAATTCAGACAATCCAATCCCATGATATCAATGATTTATACTTCGAGGCTCTCGAAGCACATCATAAAGGGATTCCTAATTTTGGTTTGGGATTATTACGTTTGCTTAAGGATTACCAACTCCCTCTCGCGTATGAGTTTACAAAACTAGAAGGGAATGAATTTGAAATCACAATGAGAGCTCATCTTTTCATTTCTGAAACTGAAACTCTCTAA